In a single window of the Nicotiana tomentosiformis chromosome 8, ASM39032v3, whole genome shotgun sequence genome:
- the LOC138897617 gene encoding uncharacterized protein: MEEYESIQDMHTCFTSIINELHFLREVIPRNKLVRKILSVLLGSWESKVNVITETKDIHKLTVDELIENLKTYEMKRKKDLERREPKKEKNLVLKATHNDSSNDESDMTYLTRKFQKIIHKNGGIPKKGSSNRNFNENDCCHKCGKPGHFIKDCPLHKHDHYKTNTERAAKRN, translated from the coding sequence ATGGAGGAGTATGAGTCTATTCAAGATATGCACACATGTTTCACTTCCATTATCAATGAGCTTCACTTCCTTAGAGAAGTCATCCCAAGAAACAAGCTGGTCCGAAAAATACTCAGTGTTTTACTAGGTTCCTGGGAAAGTAAAGTGAATGTTATTACTGAAACCAAGGATATACATAAGCTGACCGTTGATGAACTTATTGAAAATCTGAAAACATATGAGATGAAGAGAAAGAAAGATCTTGAAAGAAGAGAGCCCAAGaaggagaagaacctggttctcAAAGCTACCCACAACGACTCAAGTAACGATGAATCTGACATGACGTATCTCACTCGAAAATTTCAAAAGATTATTCATAAAAATGGTGGGATCCCAAAGAAAGGAAGTTCCAACAGGAACTTCAACGAAAATGATTGCTGTCATAAGTGTGGAAAGCCTGGACACTTCATTAAAGACTGTCCTCTTCATAAGCATGATCATTACAAAACCAACACTGAAAGGGCGGCTAAGAGGAACTAG